In Crassostrea angulata isolate pt1a10 chromosome 4, ASM2561291v2, whole genome shotgun sequence, one genomic interval encodes:
- the LOC128179932 gene encoding C-type lectin domain family 7 member A-like, with protein MGSLTRTYYYFCLVTCFYRSETQNRINYELGKKLPVTPLTILKDLGFQMCLKECEAYSKCVSINYHLQHFFCELNSVRKDSLRPLVNDQYYAYHEIPHPANKTCGRFSCKSPSKCVKTSFGQFVCVPVDCNTRWRSYGGRSYCFNNKRHNWQNAKENCNQMDAHLVEIESAEENQWIISMMHEINSYNYHWIGLTDLNSEGVWLWNHSRTKNSLWGNIFYIHDKNYYPEFECVMICSNTWYNYPCSDTYYFICEK; from the exons ATGGGGTCGCTGACAAGAACATACTATTATTTTTGTTTGGTAACGTGTTTCTACCGGTCAGAAACCCAAAACCGTATAAACTATGAACTCGGAAAGAAGCTACCAGTTACCCCGTTAACGATTTTAAAGGACTTAGGGTTTCAGATGTGTCTCAAGGAATGTGAAGCATACTCCAAGTGTGTGTCAATCAACTACCACCTTCAGCATTTTTTCTGTGAATTGAACAGCGTCAGGAAGGACTCCCTTCGTCCTTTGGTCAACGACCAATATTATGCTTACCACGAAATACCACACCCG GCTAACAAGACCTGTGGAAGGTTCTCCTGTAAGTCTCCCTCCAAATGTGTGAAAACGTCCTTCGGCCAGTTTGTGTGTGTTCCTGTTG attGTAATACACGATGGCGCTCCTACGGAGGAAGAAGCTATTGTTTTAACAATAAAAGACATAACTGGCAAAATGCCAAG GAAAATTGTAATCAGATGGATGCCCATCTGGTAGAGATCGAAAGTGCTGAGGAAAACCAATGGATAATTTCTATga tGCATGAAATAAACTCTTATAACTACCACTGGATAGGTTTGACCGATTTGAATTCTGAAGGCGTTTGGCTCTGGAACCACTCTCGCACCAAAAATAGTCTGTGGGGGAATATCTTTTATATACATGACAAAAATTATTATCCAGAGTTTGAATGTGTTATGATATGTTCAAATACCTGGTATAACTATCCATGTTCCGATACATATTACTTTATATGTGAAAAGTAG